The proteins below are encoded in one region of Metallibacterium scheffleri:
- the carA gene encoding glutamine-hydrolyzing carbamoyl-phosphate synthase small subunit, with protein MHDPALLALEDGTLFVGMSVGAPGSTVGEVVFNTAMTGYQEILSDPSYARQIVTLTYPHIGNTGCNADDDESAQVHAAGLIVRDVPRLPSNWRNRESLPDYLARHGVVAIAGLDTRKLTRILRDKGAQSGCILAGPEAAHADAAVRAVTAARGFPGLAGMDLARVVSTTAAYRWQDGSIDLDRGGCAHAAPRRHVVAYDFGVKHNILRLLADRGCAVTVVPAQTPASVALALKPDGVFLSNGPGDPEPCAYAIAAIREFLARRTPLFGICLGHQLLGLAVGGKTLKMKFGHHGANHPVQELASGRVLITSQNHGFAVDETTLPANARVTHRSLFDGSNQGIELSDAPAFSFQGHPEASPGPHDVSDLFDRFVALMEAR; from the coding sequence ATGCATGATCCAGCCCTGCTCGCCCTCGAAGACGGCACCCTTTTCGTGGGGATGAGCGTTGGCGCCCCCGGTTCCACCGTGGGCGAGGTGGTGTTCAACACCGCCATGACCGGCTACCAGGAAATCCTCAGCGATCCGTCCTATGCCAGGCAGATCGTCACGCTGACGTATCCGCACATCGGCAACACCGGCTGCAACGCGGACGATGACGAGTCCGCGCAGGTGCATGCCGCCGGTTTGATCGTGCGCGACGTGCCGCGCCTGCCCAGCAACTGGCGTAACCGCGAGAGCCTGCCGGATTACCTCGCACGCCATGGTGTGGTCGCCATCGCCGGACTGGACACGCGCAAGCTCACGCGCATCCTGCGCGACAAGGGGGCGCAGTCCGGCTGCATCCTGGCCGGCCCCGAGGCCGCGCACGCCGATGCCGCCGTGCGCGCCGTGACCGCCGCGCGCGGTTTTCCCGGCCTTGCCGGCATGGACCTGGCGCGCGTGGTCAGCACCACGGCAGCGTATCGCTGGCAGGATGGCAGCATCGATCTCGACCGCGGCGGCTGCGCGCATGCTGCGCCGCGCCGGCACGTGGTGGCCTACGACTTCGGCGTCAAACACAACATCCTGCGCCTGCTGGCGGATCGCGGCTGCGCCGTGACCGTGGTGCCCGCGCAGACGCCGGCCAGCGTCGCGCTGGCGCTCAAGCCCGACGGCGTGTTCCTGTCCAACGGTCCCGGTGATCCCGAGCCCTGCGCTTACGCCATCGCCGCGATCCGCGAGTTCCTGGCGCGCAGGACGCCGCTGTTCGGCATCTGCCTTGGCCACCAGTTGCTCGGCCTCGCCGTCGGTGGCAAGACGCTGAAGATGAAATTCGGCCACCACGGCGCCAATCACCCGGTGCAGGAACTGGCTTCCGGGCGCGTGCTGATCACCAGCCAGAACCACGGTTTCGCGGTCGATGAAACCACGCTGCCAGCCAACGCGCGCGTCACGCACCGCTCGCTGTTCGATGGTTCCAACCAAGGCATCGAACTGAGCGATGCGCCGGCGTTTTCGTTCCAGGGTCACCCGGAAGCCAGTCCCGGGCCGCACGACGTCTCCGACCTCTTCGACCGTTTCGTGGCGCTGATGGAGGCGCGCTGA
- a CDS encoding 2OG-Fe(II) oxygenase family protein, which yields MNAAALPAFDTDWLPAATHLLSPARTLRHEPFDFIVVPDLLPAASAPALLPDYPHFNEAGFFPYTPQQCGPRFNALVAALTAPAFADALGAQLNIERLSQYPTLVTLCGRMNMRHGTIHTDSRSKVATALLYLNTSWPDTSAGCLRFLADAHDIDAVLVPEIRPLFGTLAMFKRADNSFHGHLPCEGERKVLQIAWVVSEEAKARKTRRGRFSRLMKQLFGGFDRRLGAGRDRNAGHLD from the coding sequence ATGAACGCCGCTGCCCTGCCCGCTTTCGACACCGACTGGCTGCCTGCCGCCACGCACCTGCTCAGTCCGGCGCGCACGCTGCGCCACGAGCCCTTCGATTTCATCGTCGTGCCGGACCTGCTGCCCGCCGCGTCGGCGCCCGCGCTGCTGCCGGACTATCCGCATTTCAACGAGGCCGGGTTCTTCCCCTACACGCCGCAGCAATGCGGGCCGCGCTTCAACGCGCTGGTTGCGGCACTGACCGCGCCGGCGTTCGCCGATGCGCTGGGCGCGCAACTGAATATCGAGCGGCTCAGCCAGTACCCCACCCTGGTCACGCTGTGCGGGCGCATGAACATGCGCCACGGCACCATCCATACCGACAGTCGTTCCAAAGTGGCCACGGCGCTGCTTTACCTCAACACCAGTTGGCCGGACACCAGCGCGGGTTGCCTGCGTTTTCTGGCCGACGCGCATGACATCGACGCCGTGCTGGTGCCCGAGATCAGACCGCTGTTCGGCACGCTGGCGATGTTCAAGCGCGCCGACAACTCCTTCCACGGTCATCTGCCCTGCGAGGGCGAGCGCAAGGTGCTGCAGATCGCCTGGGTGGTCAGCGAGGAGGCCAAGGCGCGCAAGACCCGGCGTGGACGCTTTTCGCGCCTGATGAAACAATTGTTCGGCGGATTCGACCGCAGGCTCGGCGCGGGGCGCGACCGCAACGCGGGGCACCTGGACTGA
- a CDS encoding MFS transporter, whose translation MNGRKIPPVWILALPWLTFGMVSGFVLVTLPNVLGAQGIPGARLGVAVAVIGSPMFWNFIFAPLLDVRFNRRTYALVFGILGVAATAFTVLHMHQLVVVEIVMLIGFLSVCMYQSAVGGWVGSLIGENQDSKLGAWSTVYNLSGGGIGTMVSGYAIEHWNITTAAALCFAVFLAPLLAFIWIPSVQVGTVRMGENFSRFVREIGALVRRPQVLMALAMFILPSASFALTNVLSGWSGDFRASEQFVSLIGGGGIIAGGIIGSLLVPILARRIPLRALYLSIGLVGASFTLCMLLLPRTEAVFGLVFLGENTMQSAAIAAAAAITFEVIGTGNPLAATTYALLIAAGNLPIDYMAAVDARGYAWHGISGALLTDALLSAGACLLLVLLFRRRLLAQPQRGAAQVGNLSRGTSSTCSSV comes from the coding sequence ATGAACGGCAGGAAGATACCGCCCGTCTGGATCCTTGCCCTGCCCTGGCTCACCTTCGGCATGGTCAGCGGTTTCGTGCTGGTGACGCTGCCCAACGTGCTGGGCGCGCAGGGCATCCCCGGCGCGCGCCTGGGCGTGGCGGTAGCTGTGATCGGTTCGCCGATGTTCTGGAATTTCATTTTCGCGCCGCTGCTGGACGTACGCTTCAATCGCCGCACCTACGCGCTGGTGTTCGGCATCCTTGGCGTGGCCGCCACGGCCTTCACCGTGTTGCACATGCACCAGTTGGTCGTGGTCGAGATCGTCATGCTCATCGGCTTTCTGTCCGTGTGCATGTACCAATCTGCAGTGGGCGGATGGGTAGGCAGCCTGATTGGCGAGAACCAGGACAGCAAGCTCGGCGCATGGAGCACGGTGTACAACCTCTCCGGCGGCGGCATCGGCACGATGGTCTCCGGTTATGCCATCGAGCATTGGAACATCACCACGGCGGCAGCACTGTGCTTTGCGGTTTTCCTCGCGCCATTACTGGCGTTCATCTGGATTCCATCCGTCCAGGTCGGCACGGTGCGCATGGGCGAGAACTTCAGCCGCTTCGTGCGCGAGATCGGTGCCCTGGTCAGGCGTCCGCAGGTGCTGATGGCGTTGGCGATGTTCATCCTGCCTTCGGCCTCATTCGCGCTGACCAACGTGCTCAGCGGCTGGAGCGGTGATTTCCGCGCCAGTGAACAATTCGTCAGCCTGATCGGTGGCGGCGGCATCATCGCCGGGGGCATCATCGGCAGTCTGCTGGTGCCGATACTGGCGCGGCGCATCCCGCTACGGGCGCTGTATCTGTCCATTGGCCTGGTCGGGGCGAGCTTCACCCTGTGCATGCTGCTGCTGCCACGCACCGAGGCAGTGTTCGGTCTGGTCTTCCTCGGCGAGAACACGATGCAGTCGGCAGCCATCGCTGCTGCGGCTGCAATCACCTTCGAGGTCATCGGTACCGGCAACCCGCTGGCTGCAACGACCTATGCGCTACTGATCGCTGCCGGCAATCTGCCCATCGACTACATGGCCGCCGTGGATGCGCGCGGCTATGCCTGGCATGGCATCAGCGGAGCCTTGCTCACCGACGCGCTGCTCAGCGCCGGCGCCTGCCTGTTGCTGGTGCTGCTGTTTCGGCGCCGCCTCCTCGCGCAACCGCAGCGCGGCGCGGCTCAGGTCGGCAATCTGTCACGCGGAACATCCAGCACCTGTTCGAGCGTGTAA
- the dapB gene encoding 4-hydroxy-tetrahydrodipicolinate reductase yields MTEPIRIAIHGAAGRMGRSLIELTRLDARLKLAAALVAPGSTLEGTPLVSPAVPGALTYSTRLGDAGARVLVDFSSTGGFDRALALCVERGMALVSGTTGLSAAQWAALDVAAAHIAVLHAANFSLGISLLTRLLRAAAAALPDWDIEILEAHHARKEDAPSGTALALGEAAAAARGRRLEEVMQTARHGQVGPRAPGAIGFAVLRGGDVVGEHGVWLLGAGERIELTHRAGNRVIFARGALEAACWLAGRPPGHYTLEQVLDVPRDRLPT; encoded by the coding sequence ATGACCGAACCCATTCGCATTGCCATCCACGGCGCCGCCGGGCGCATGGGGCGCAGCCTGATCGAGCTGACGCGCTTGGATGCGCGCCTGAAACTCGCCGCCGCGCTGGTGGCGCCGGGCTCGACACTGGAGGGCACGCCGCTGGTCAGTCCGGCCGTGCCCGGCGCGCTGACCTACAGCACGCGTCTGGGCGACGCCGGTGCGCGGGTGCTGGTGGATTTCAGCAGCACCGGGGGCTTTGATCGTGCGCTGGCGCTGTGCGTGGAGCGCGGCATGGCGCTGGTCAGCGGCACGACCGGATTGAGCGCGGCGCAGTGGGCTGCGCTGGATGTGGCTGCCGCGCACATCGCGGTGCTGCACGCGGCCAATTTCAGCCTCGGCATCAGCCTGCTGACGCGCCTGTTGCGCGCGGCTGCCGCCGCGTTGCCGGATTGGGACATCGAGATTCTCGAGGCACACCACGCGCGCAAGGAAGACGCGCCTTCCGGCACCGCGCTGGCACTGGGCGAAGCCGCTGCCGCCGCGCGCGGGCGGCGCCTCGAGGAAGTGATGCAGACCGCGCGCCACGGACAGGTCGGGCCGCGCGCGCCGGGCGCGATCGGTTTCGCCGTGTTGCGCGGCGGCGACGTGGTGGGCGAACACGGCGTGTGGCTGCTGGGCGCGGGCGAGCGCATCGAGCTCACGCATCGGGCCGGCAACCGCGTCATCTTCGCGCGCGGGGCCCTCGAGGCAGCCTGCTGGCTGGCGGGGCGCCCGCCGGGCCATTACACGCTCGAACAGGTGCTGGATGTTCCGCGTGACAGATTGCCGACCTGA
- the ligA gene encoding NAD-dependent DNA ligase LigA, producing MSDPSAPNAQIARLRLRIEDANHRYYVLDDPDIPDAEYDRLLRELQALEAAHPELVTADSPTQRVGTRPAGGFAEVRHALPMLSIESVTVDEEKRPGEARKRIERFVLDARQALGRDDLEFSVEPKFDGLAISLRYEHGLLAQGATRGDGSVGEDVTANLRTVRAIPLRLRGNAPAVFEVRGEIIMLRADFDAFNRHALAQGQPALANPRNGAAGALRQLDPRITARRRLTFMAYGIGIADPREGLPATQSGMLAWLRELGFPVAREVSTAHGFTGLIDYYQRIGTVRDHLPYGIDGVVYKLDRYADQETLGYVARAPRWAIAHKFPAEEQMTVLEAIDVQIGRTGAATPVARLAPVQVAGVTVTNATLHNADQIGRLDVRVGDTVIVRRAGDVIPEVVRVVAERRPPHAQPWHMPAHCPVCGAQLLREAGASAWRCSGGLSCAAQRREAILHFAARRAMDIDGLGERYIEDLIAFDYVHTPADLYRLTLDDLLAMKRRADARDGTTPETVKQGKVATLWAENLIAAIAASTRPTLARLLFALGIMHIGEETARTLADALGSLERVRRAPVLVLECLPDIGHAVANSIATFFAQPGNAAAVDTLLAAGVAASDEHAPRRALLGDLHWAALIERAGIRNIGKGGAQTLAEACPDARALRAIHGAATGLNSRAQAALDAWLHTPDFDALVAADTYARSVLAEAEGTSTSAGPLAGKTVVLTGTLARMSREQAKATLVQLGAKVAGSVSKTTSLVIAGTEAGSKLDKARALGVEVWDETQWLRWLARHV from the coding sequence ATGTCCGACCCGTCTGCGCCGAATGCGCAAATCGCCCGCCTGCGTCTGCGCATCGAAGACGCCAATCACCGCTATTACGTGCTCGACGATCCGGATATACCGGATGCCGAATATGACCGCTTGCTGCGCGAGCTGCAGGCGCTGGAAGCCGCGCATCCCGAACTGGTGACAGCCGATTCGCCCACGCAGCGTGTCGGTACGCGACCGGCCGGCGGCTTCGCCGAGGTGCGCCATGCGCTGCCGATGCTGTCGATCGAATCGGTCACGGTCGATGAGGAAAAACGCCCCGGGGAGGCGCGTAAACGCATCGAGCGGTTTGTGCTCGATGCGCGGCAGGCACTGGGCCGCGATGACCTCGAGTTTTCGGTCGAGCCCAAATTCGACGGGCTGGCCATCAGCCTTCGTTATGAACATGGGTTGCTGGCGCAGGGCGCCACGCGCGGTGATGGCAGCGTGGGTGAAGATGTGACCGCCAACCTGCGCACGGTACGCGCCATCCCGTTGCGTTTGCGCGGCAATGCACCCGCCGTGTTCGAGGTGCGCGGTGAAATCATCATGCTGCGTGCTGATTTCGATGCGTTCAACCGGCATGCGCTTGCGCAAGGCCAGCCTGCGCTGGCCAATCCGCGCAACGGCGCCGCGGGTGCGCTGCGCCAGCTCGATCCGCGCATCACGGCCAGGCGCCGGCTGACTTTCATGGCGTATGGAATCGGCATCGCCGATCCGCGCGAGGGACTGCCGGCCACCCAGTCGGGCATGCTGGCATGGCTGCGCGAATTGGGCTTTCCCGTCGCCCGCGAAGTCTCTACCGCGCACGGTTTCACCGGTCTGATCGACTATTACCAGCGCATTGGCACGGTGCGTGATCATTTGCCGTATGGCATCGACGGCGTGGTCTACAAACTCGACCGCTATGCCGACCAGGAGACACTGGGCTACGTCGCGCGTGCGCCGCGCTGGGCGATCGCGCACAAGTTTCCGGCTGAGGAACAGATGACCGTGCTCGAGGCCATCGACGTGCAGATCGGGCGTACCGGCGCCGCCACGCCGGTGGCGCGTCTGGCGCCGGTGCAGGTCGCCGGCGTCACCGTCACCAATGCGACCTTGCACAACGCCGACCAGATCGGGCGGCTGGACGTGCGCGTCGGCGATACCGTGATCGTGCGCCGTGCCGGCGACGTGATCCCCGAAGTCGTGCGCGTGGTAGCCGAGCGCCGCCCGCCGCACGCGCAGCCATGGCACATGCCCGCGCACTGCCCGGTATGCGGCGCGCAACTGCTGCGCGAGGCGGGTGCCAGTGCCTGGCGCTGCTCGGGCGGCCTGAGCTGCGCGGCGCAGCGCCGCGAGGCGATCCTGCATTTCGCCGCGCGCCGGGCCATGGACATCGATGGTCTGGGCGAACGCTACATCGAGGATCTGATCGCCTTCGACTATGTGCACACGCCGGCCGATCTGTATCGCCTCACGCTGGACGATCTGCTGGCGATGAAACGCCGTGCGGATGCGCGCGATGGCACCACGCCGGAAACGGTGAAGCAGGGCAAGGTCGCCACGCTGTGGGCCGAGAACCTGATCGCCGCCATCGCCGCCAGCACGCGACCCACGCTGGCGCGGCTGCTGTTCGCGCTGGGCATCATGCACATCGGCGAGGAAACCGCGAGGACGCTGGCCGACGCGCTGGGCAGCCTCGAGCGCGTACGTCGTGCGCCGGTGCTGGTGCTCGAATGCCTGCCCGATATCGGCCACGCGGTCGCCAATTCCATCGCCACCTTTTTCGCGCAGCCGGGCAACGCCGCAGCAGTGGATACGCTGCTCGCCGCGGGCGTGGCAGCGAGCGATGAGCATGCCCCGCGCCGCGCCTTGCTGGGCGATCTGCACTGGGCGGCACTGATCGAACGCGCTGGTATCCGCAACATCGGCAAGGGCGGCGCGCAAACGCTGGCCGAGGCCTGCCCCGACGCGCGTGCCCTGCGCGCGATACATGGCGCCGCAACGGGTTTGAACAGCCGTGCGCAGGCCGCGCTCGATGCCTGGCTGCATACGCCCGACTTCGATGCCCTTGTCGCTGCCGACACCTACGCGCGCAGTGTGCTGGCCGAAGCTGAAGGCACATCGACATCCGCAGGCCCGCTCGCAGGCAAGACCGTGGTGCTCACCGGCACGCTCGCCCGAATGAGCCGCGAGCAAGCCAAGGCCACGCTGGTACAGCTCGGCGCCAAGGTCGCCGGCAGCGTGTCCAAGACCACCAGCCTGGTGATCGCCGGCACCGAAGCCGGTAGCAAGCTCGACAAGGCCCGCGCGCTGGGCGTCGAGGTCTGGGACGAAACGCAGTGGCTGCGCTGGCTGGCGCGACACGTTTGA
- a CDS encoding YajD family HNH nuclease codes for MHPPKATPDHARLDRVVADARRAAETRNNGYRERALKMYPWICGRCAREFTRANVQELTVHHRNHNHDDNPADGSNWELLCVYCHDNEHARHVDHAAGSMGSAAAPAAATAQPFAGLQALLEKRGKG; via the coding sequence ATGCACCCCCCCAAAGCCACGCCGGACCATGCACGCCTTGATCGCGTCGTTGCCGATGCGCGGCGTGCTGCCGAGACACGCAACAACGGCTACCGCGAGCGTGCGCTGAAGATGTACCCGTGGATCTGTGGCCGCTGCGCGCGCGAATTCACCCGCGCCAACGTGCAGGAACTCACCGTGCACCATCGCAACCACAACCACGATGACAACCCGGCCGACGGCAGCAACTGGGAGTTGTTGTGCGTGTACTGTCACGACAACGAGCACGCGCGGCATGTCGATCATGCCGCGGGCAGCATGGGTTCGGCCGCTGCGCCTGCCGCCGCGACGGCGCAGCCGTTTGCCGGTTTGCAGGCGCTGCTGGAAAAACGCGGCAAGGGCTAG
- the recQ gene encoding DNA helicase RecQ, which yields MNTVPANPDAADLLQHIWGYAEFRGLQREVIEHVLGGGDALVLMPTGGGKSLCFQIPALLRDGLGIVVSPLIALMQDQVAALRELGLRAAFLNSTLDAETARRVQEQARRGDLDLLYMAPERLLSDSGQRLLDQCRIALFAIDEAHCVSQWGHDFRPEYGQLSILRERWPHVPRVALTATADVPTRQEIADKLLRDGRAFVSSFDRPNIRYRVVEKRDGRAQLLQFIRGEHAGDCGVVYCLSRNTVEEVATMLAAQDIAALPYHAGLSAEMRAHHLRRFLDEDGIVMVATIAFGMGIDKPDVRFVAHLDMPRSIEGYFQETGRAGRDGLLAQAWLAYGLQDVVQQRRLIELSEADATYKRLSTAKLDAMLALAEAADCRRVRLLAYFDETSTPCGNCDNCLSPPELIDATESAQKLLSTIYRCQQASGTRFAATHIIDVLRGKRGDKVERYGHHAVSTFGIGADLDEQDWRSLLRQLVAQHLVEVDAAHFNVLQLGAASREVLRGQRRILLKRRAPGSERKRRAPRGVAGSGATAASAGAALQALSRVDAALFERLRAWRASTAKEHGVPAYVVFPDATLHAIASTRPATLADLRGISGVGDVKLERYGPALLACIADTK from the coding sequence ATGAACACCGTGCCCGCGAATCCGGACGCCGCTGACCTGCTGCAGCACATCTGGGGTTATGCCGAATTTCGTGGCCTGCAGCGCGAGGTCATCGAGCACGTGCTGGGCGGCGGTGACGCGCTGGTGCTGATGCCCACCGGCGGCGGCAAGTCGCTGTGCTTCCAGATCCCGGCGCTGCTGCGTGACGGCCTGGGCATCGTGGTCTCGCCGCTGATCGCGTTGATGCAGGACCAGGTGGCCGCACTGCGCGAGCTGGGCCTGCGCGCGGCCTTCCTCAATTCCACGCTCGACGCCGAAACGGCGCGCAGGGTGCAGGAACAGGCGCGGCGCGGCGACCTGGACCTGCTCTACATGGCGCCCGAGCGTCTGCTGAGCGACAGCGGACAGCGCCTGCTGGACCAATGCCGCATCGCCTTGTTCGCCATCGACGAAGCACACTGCGTGTCGCAATGGGGCCACGATTTCCGCCCCGAGTACGGGCAGCTGTCGATCCTGCGCGAGCGCTGGCCGCACGTGCCGCGCGTCGCGTTGACCGCCACCGCCGACGTGCCCACGCGACAGGAAATTGCCGACAAACTGCTGCGCGATGGCCGCGCTTTCGTCTCCAGCTTCGACCGCCCCAACATCCGCTACCGCGTGGTGGAAAAGCGCGATGGCCGTGCGCAACTGCTGCAGTTCATTCGCGGCGAACACGCCGGCGATTGCGGCGTGGTGTATTGCCTGTCGCGCAATACGGTGGAAGAAGTGGCCACCATGCTGGCCGCACAAGACATCGCCGCCCTGCCCTACCACGCCGGCCTGTCCGCCGAAATGCGCGCACACCACCTGCGCCGCTTTCTGGATGAGGACGGTATCGTCATGGTCGCCACCATCGCCTTCGGCATGGGCATCGACAAACCCGACGTGCGCTTCGTCGCGCACCTCGACATGCCCAGGTCCATCGAAGGCTATTTCCAGGAAACCGGCCGCGCCGGGCGCGACGGCCTGCTCGCGCAGGCGTGGCTGGCCTACGGCCTGCAGGACGTGGTGCAGCAGCGCCGGCTGATCGAACTATCCGAGGCGGACGCCACCTACAAGCGCCTGTCCACGGCCAAGCTCGACGCCATGCTGGCCCTGGCCGAGGCCGCCGACTGCCGCCGCGTGCGCCTGCTGGCCTACTTCGACGAAACCAGCACGCCTTGCGGCAACTGCGACAACTGCCTGAGCCCACCCGAGCTGATCGACGCCACCGAGTCCGCGCAAAAACTGCTATCCACCATCTACCGATGTCAGCAAGCGAGCGGCACGCGTTTTGCCGCCACGCACATCATCGACGTACTGCGCGGCAAGCGCGGCGACAAGGTCGAGCGCTACGGCCACCACGCCGTGTCCACTTTCGGCATCGGCGCGGACCTGGACGAGCAGGACTGGCGCAGCCTGCTGCGCCAGCTCGTCGCGCAACATCTGGTCGAGGTGGACGCCGCGCACTTCAATGTGCTGCAGCTCGGCGCGGCCAGCCGTGAGGTGCTGCGCGGGCAGCGCCGGATCCTGCTCAAGCGCCGCGCGCCGGGCAGCGAACGCAAGCGCCGTGCCCCGCGTGGCGTCGCCGGCAGCGGCGCGACAGCAGCCAGCGCAGGCGCGGCCCTGCAAGCCTTGTCCCGCGTCGATGCCGCGCTGTTCGAGCGTCTGCGCGCCTGGCGCGCCAGCACCGCCAAAGAGCACGGCGTGCCCGCCTACGTGGTATTCCCCGACGCCACGCTGCACGCCATCGCCAGCACCCGCCCCGCCACGCTTGCTGACCTGCGCGGCATTTCCGGCGTCGGTGATGTCAAGCTCGAACGCTATGGACCCGCACTGCTGGCATGCATTGCCGACACAAAATAA
- a CDS encoding MFS transporter → MSAPHSSDRKPSGFGKAFRSLRNYNFRIWFLGGLVSNVGTWMQRIAQDWLVLTVLTRHNASAMGVVVALQFVPQLLCLPWTGRAADHLDRRKLLIATQIAQGLLALGLGLITLAGMVTLWQVDVFAFLLGCVTAFDATARQVFVNELVGEAQLANAVALNSTSFNAARMIGPAVAGTLIAVIGTGWVFMLNAASFAAVLASLMLLRSGQLHPQIRSAHKAGSLAEGFRYVGRRADLMAVLVMVFVIGTFGLNFSIYISTMAVTAFHGNAGLYGLLTSSFAVGSVGGALFSAHREGPGMASLGFSALGFGVGCALAALAPDPALFAAALALTGFAALVFVTASTSFMQLASAPGMRGRVMALRMAVAMGGTPLGALAVGIVADHFGPRWAMGVGAASGIVAVLVGLHYRSARRRIVAEESSSA, encoded by the coding sequence ATGTCCGCGCCCCACTCCTCCGATCGCAAGCCTTCCGGCTTCGGCAAGGCGTTCCGTTCGCTGCGCAACTACAACTTTCGCATCTGGTTCCTGGGCGGGCTGGTATCCAACGTCGGCACCTGGATGCAGCGCATCGCCCAGGACTGGCTGGTACTCACCGTGCTCACCCGGCACAACGCCAGCGCCATGGGCGTGGTGGTGGCGCTGCAGTTCGTGCCGCAATTGCTGTGCCTGCCGTGGACCGGGCGCGCGGCCGACCATCTCGACCGGCGCAAATTGTTGATCGCCACGCAGATCGCGCAGGGCCTGCTGGCGCTGGGTCTGGGCCTGATCACCCTCGCTGGCATGGTGACGCTGTGGCAGGTGGACGTGTTCGCGTTCCTGCTGGGCTGCGTCACCGCATTCGATGCCACCGCACGACAGGTGTTCGTCAACGAGCTGGTCGGCGAAGCGCAACTGGCCAACGCGGTGGCGCTGAACTCCACCTCGTTCAATGCCGCGCGCATGATCGGCCCGGCCGTGGCCGGCACCTTGATTGCCGTGATCGGCACGGGCTGGGTGTTCATGCTCAACGCAGCCTCGTTCGCAGCGGTGCTGGCTTCGCTGATGCTGCTGCGCAGCGGCCAGTTGCACCCACAGATCCGCAGCGCGCACAAGGCTGGCAGTCTGGCTGAAGGCTTCCGCTACGTCGGCCGGCGTGCCGACCTGATGGCGGTGCTGGTAATGGTGTTCGTCATCGGCACGTTCGGCCTCAATTTTTCGATTTACATCTCGACCATGGCGGTGACCGCATTCCATGGCAACGCCGGTCTGTATGGACTCCTGACCTCGTCGTTCGCGGTGGGCTCGGTGGGTGGCGCGCTGTTCTCCGCCCATCGCGAGGGCCCCGGCATGGCGTCGCTGGGCTTCTCGGCCTTGGGCTTCGGCGTGGGCTGCGCGCTGGCCGCGCTGGCGCCCGATCCGGCGCTGTTCGCCGCCGCGCTGGCGCTGACCGGTTTCGCCGCGCTGGTCTTCGTCACCGCCAGCACCAGCTTCATGCAACTGGCCAGCGCGCCCGGTATGCGTGGGCGGGTGATGGCATTGCGCATGGCCGTGGCCATGGGCGGCACGCCGCTGGGTGCGCTGGCGGTGGGCATTGTGGCCGACCATTTCGGCCCGCGCTGGGCCATGGGCGTGGGCGCTGCATCTGGCATCGTGGCGGTGCTGGTGGGACTGCACTATCGGTCGGCCAGACGGCGCATCGTCGCCGAGGAAAGCTCCTCGGCCTGA
- a CDS encoding class I SAM-dependent methyltransferase, protein MSDSAVHVRSDTELAATNRALYDTLWADALLIEPCRFNTWPLLSTLAAQSKRSLEVAPGLRPRLPLQRTQFLDISAAAMTRFLERGAAAVVGVINALPFADQTFDLVCSFDIVEHVDDDATALAELSRVCAPGGTLLLSVPLHEAAWTAFDDFVGHRRRYEPQDLINMLRRHGFDIERSAIFGMQPKSPRLIAWSMWHLIHHRERAMWWYNHVFMPIGLRMQRKLRWLPGLIDDPHVDTVLMVCRRTGTANGARFT, encoded by the coding sequence ATGAGCGACTCCGCGGTACATGTACGTAGCGACACGGAACTGGCCGCGACCAACCGGGCGTTGTATGACACGTTGTGGGCCGATGCCCTGCTGATCGAGCCGTGCCGGTTCAACACGTGGCCTCTGTTATCGACGTTGGCTGCGCAATCGAAAAGGTCTTTGGAAGTGGCGCCGGGTTTACGCCCGCGCCTGCCGCTGCAGCGCACCCAGTTCCTGGACATCAGCGCTGCGGCCATGACGCGCTTCCTGGAGCGTGGTGCTGCCGCTGTAGTCGGCGTGATCAACGCGTTGCCGTTCGCCGACCAGACCTTCGATCTGGTCTGCAGCTTCGACATTGTCGAGCATGTCGACGACGACGCGACCGCGCTGGCTGAACTTTCGCGCGTGTGTGCGCCCGGTGGCACCCTGCTGCTCTCGGTGCCCCTGCACGAGGCCGCCTGGACTGCGTTCGACGACTTCGTCGGCCACCGCCGCCGCTACGAACCGCAGGACCTGATCAACATGCTGCGGCGTCACGGGTTTGACATCGAGCGCAGTGCCATCTTCGGCATGCAACCCAAATCCCCGCGCCTGATCGCCTGGAGCATGTGGCATCTGATCCATCATCGCGAACGTGCGATGTGGTGGTACAACCACGTGTTCATGCCCATCGGCCTGCGCATGCAGAGGAAGCTGCGCTGGCTGCCGGGCCTGATTGATGACCCTCACGTGGACACCGTGCTGATGGTCTGCCGCCGAACGGGGACTGCGAACGGCGCCAGATTCACTTGA